From a single Sinomonas atrocyanea genomic region:
- the ppsA gene encoding phosphoenolpyruvate synthase yields MSAPARPGTELVVAFDDVGIADVPRVGGKNASLGELTRHLASVGVAVPEGFATTADAYRLYLDAAGIRPTMASLLTAFRAGQPGLKATGAAIRELFLSATLPETLATAVGAAYRDLAGRVGQERPAVAVRSSATAEDLPEASFAGQQETFLNVSGEDELLDACRRCFASLFTDRAITYRELHGMDHLDVALSIGVQRMVRSDLAGSGVMFSLDTESGFPRMVEISAAWGLGETVVQGTVNPDSYEVFSPLVADPGLRPIIGRTAGAKEHKLVFAPGGSGTVLLETSEAERAAFVLDDSEVLTLARWATAVAEHYGRPMDMEWAKDGETGELFMVQARPETVQAKLGAGTLRVHRLDGTGPVLARGAAIGDAIAVGEACVIADPSQIAGFRDGSVLVTTMTDPDWVPIMKRASGIVTDHGGPTSHAAIVSRELGVPAVVGTVDGTSAIADGAPITVSCAQGAEGLVLGGRIPFTVEEADVGALPATRTHVMVNLADPSAAFRWWRLPVAGVGLARMEFIISNLIRVHPMALVHPEKVADAGEREEIAALTRGYRDPTEYFVDRLATGIAKIAAPFHPGPAIVRLSDFKTNEYANLLGGAAFEEAEENPMLGFRGASRYHDERYREGFALECRALKKAREELGFANVVVMVPFCRTPAEADAVLSAMAEHGLARGENGLKVYMMCEIPSNVVLAEKFAARFDGFSIGSNDLTQLVLGVDRDSARLAAQFDERDEAVTTMIAEAIRKAHAGGIPIGICGQGPSNHPDFAEFLVGEGIDSISLNPDSVLRTVPIIAAAEARHGGPGAGPGRQDAQPN; encoded by the coding sequence ACCGCCTCTACCTCGACGCCGCGGGCATCCGTCCCACGATGGCCTCGCTGCTGACCGCATTCCGCGCGGGGCAGCCTGGTCTCAAGGCGACCGGCGCAGCCATCCGCGAACTCTTCCTCTCGGCTACCCTCCCGGAGACGCTCGCGACGGCGGTCGGCGCCGCCTACCGCGACCTCGCCGGCCGCGTGGGCCAGGAGCGGCCCGCCGTGGCGGTGCGCAGCAGTGCGACCGCGGAGGACCTGCCTGAGGCCAGCTTCGCGGGCCAGCAGGAGACCTTCCTCAACGTCTCCGGAGAGGACGAGCTGCTGGACGCGTGCCGCAGGTGCTTCGCCTCGCTGTTCACGGACCGGGCGATCACGTACCGCGAGCTGCACGGGATGGACCACCTTGACGTGGCGCTCTCGATCGGGGTGCAGCGCATGGTCCGTTCCGACCTCGCCGGCTCGGGCGTGATGTTCTCCCTCGACACAGAGTCCGGGTTCCCGCGCATGGTGGAGATCAGCGCCGCGTGGGGGCTGGGCGAGACGGTGGTTCAGGGTACTGTGAACCCGGACTCGTACGAGGTGTTCTCCCCGCTCGTGGCCGATCCGGGCCTGCGGCCGATCATCGGACGGACCGCCGGGGCCAAGGAGCACAAGCTCGTCTTCGCCCCCGGCGGCTCGGGGACGGTCCTGCTCGAGACCTCGGAGGCGGAGCGCGCCGCCTTCGTGCTCGACGACTCCGAGGTCCTCACGCTGGCACGCTGGGCCACCGCCGTGGCCGAGCACTACGGCCGGCCGATGGACATGGAGTGGGCCAAGGACGGCGAGACGGGCGAGCTCTTCATGGTCCAGGCCCGGCCGGAGACCGTGCAGGCCAAGCTCGGCGCGGGGACGCTGCGGGTGCACCGCCTCGACGGGACCGGGCCCGTCCTGGCCCGGGGCGCCGCGATCGGGGACGCCATCGCCGTGGGCGAGGCGTGCGTCATCGCGGACCCGTCCCAGATCGCAGGGTTCCGGGACGGCTCCGTGCTCGTCACCACCATGACCGATCCCGACTGGGTGCCCATCATGAAACGGGCCTCCGGCATCGTCACCGACCACGGTGGGCCCACGAGCCACGCGGCGATCGTGAGCCGGGAGCTCGGAGTCCCGGCCGTGGTGGGCACCGTGGACGGCACCTCGGCGATCGCCGACGGCGCGCCCATCACCGTCTCGTGCGCCCAGGGCGCCGAGGGCCTCGTGCTGGGCGGCAGGATTCCATTCACGGTGGAGGAGGCCGACGTCGGCGCCCTCCCCGCGACCCGCACGCACGTCATGGTGAACCTCGCCGACCCGTCCGCCGCCTTCCGCTGGTGGCGGCTCCCGGTGGCGGGCGTGGGGCTCGCGCGGATGGAATTCATCATCTCGAACCTCATCCGCGTCCACCCGATGGCGCTCGTGCACCCCGAGAAGGTCGCCGATGCCGGCGAGCGCGAGGAGATCGCGGCGCTGACCCGGGGGTACCGGGACCCGACGGAGTACTTCGTGGACCGGCTCGCGACCGGCATCGCGAAGATCGCGGCACCGTTCCATCCCGGCCCCGCGATCGTGCGGCTGAGCGACTTCAAGACCAACGAGTACGCGAACCTCCTCGGCGGGGCCGCGTTCGAGGAGGCCGAGGAGAACCCGATGCTCGGCTTCCGCGGGGCGTCGCGCTATCACGACGAGCGCTACCGGGAGGGGTTCGCGCTGGAGTGCCGGGCCCTGAAGAAGGCGCGCGAGGAGCTCGGGTTCGCCAACGTCGTCGTCATGGTCCCGTTCTGCCGGACCCCCGCGGAGGCCGACGCCGTCCTTTCCGCCATGGCGGAGCACGGCCTCGCGCGGGGCGAGAACGGGCTCAAGGTCTACATGATGTGCGAGATCCCCTCCAACGTAGTCCTCGCCGAGAAGTTCGCGGCCCGCTTCGACGGGTTCTCGATCGGCTCCAATGACCTCACCCAGCTCGTCCTCGGCGTGGACCGGGACTCCGCGCGCCTGGCGGCGCAGTTCGATGAGCGGGACGAGGCCGTCACCACGATGATCGCCGAGGCCATCCGCAAGGCGCACGCCGGCGGCATCCCGATCGGGATCTGCGGCCAGGGCCCCAGCAACCATCCGGACTTCGCGGAGTTCCTCGTCGGCGAGGGCATCGACTCGATCTCCCTCAATCCGGACAGCGTCCTGCGCACCGTCCCGATCATCGCGGCGGCCGAGGCCCGGCACGGCGGCCCGGGGGCAGGCCCCGGGCGCCAGGACGCGCAGCCGAACTAG